Proteins encoded together in one Mycolicibacter minnesotensis window:
- a CDS encoding DUF7676 family protein, producing MTENTGTVVADPPIVDTEDRGREQLWPLPTDQQSLLDLLHLCFDEYWDQIWFGIIMEGAAWEVAAPNPPRKISMLDGYATIDFGRWHFHLCIGKHRASGSELGRIRRCSRAELYRRIGKDGNPQSWGVRLYNGRDEQMMTVMLPNPFLTNDQQMRDEPEWGQLELWDKLRDKYLGLGPDPLDRGGNRIRCGG from the coding sequence ATGACCGAGAACACCGGCACCGTCGTCGCCGATCCCCCGATCGTTGACACCGAAGACCGCGGCCGCGAACAGCTCTGGCCGTTGCCCACCGACCAGCAGAGTCTGCTGGATCTGCTGCATCTGTGCTTCGACGAATACTGGGACCAGATCTGGTTCGGCATCATCATGGAAGGCGCCGCGTGGGAGGTGGCGGCCCCCAACCCACCGCGCAAGATCTCCATGCTCGACGGATACGCCACCATCGATTTCGGCCGCTGGCACTTTCACCTGTGCATCGGCAAGCATCGAGCCAGCGGCTCGGAGCTGGGCCGCATCCGCCGCTGCAGCCGGGCCGAGCTGTACCGCCGTATCGGTAAGGACGGCAACCCGCAGTCGTGGGGCGTGCGACTCTACAACGGGCGCGACGAACAGATGATGACGGTAATGCTGCCCAATCCGTTTCTCACCAACGACCAGCAGATGCGCGACGAGCCCGAGTGGGGCCAGCTGGAGCTGTGGGACAAGCTGCGCGACAAGTACCTGGGCCTGGGGCCCGACCCGCTGGACCGCGGCGGCAATCGGATCCGCTGCGGCGGTTAG